In one Saccharibacillus brassicae genomic region, the following are encoded:
- a CDS encoding cation:proton antiporter, which translates to MDHMVFEVGIAVLLIALAGFLSVKLRFSVVPFYILAGMAVGPHAPHFGLIDLRFIESAELINFMGRLGVIFLLFYLGLEFSVGRLAKAGKSIAIGGSIYIGINFTLGLLYGFICGFPILETLVIAGVTTISSSAIVAKVLVDLRRTANPETEMILGIIMFEDVFLAVYLSILSGLLLSGATTLGGILLSAGIALGYMLLVLVVGRLLVPVLNKLLGISSNEVFLTTVFAMLFLVAGFSETIHVAEAIGALLVGLVLAETKHMHRIEKAILPFRDFFGALFFFSFGLTIDPLSLKGSAVWLAIGAVILTIIGNYTAGMLAGRTGNLSPKASSNVGLTIVSRGEFSIIMANLGAAGGLMAILQPFAAIYVLILAVLGPFLTKESAMVHKFVTKIIPMKSKPGGDKLQ; encoded by the coding sequence ATGGACCATATGGTATTCGAAGTCGGGATCGCGGTACTGCTTATCGCGCTCGCCGGGTTCCTGTCCGTTAAGCTCCGCTTCTCCGTCGTTCCGTTCTACATTCTCGCCGGCATGGCCGTCGGGCCGCATGCGCCGCATTTCGGGTTGATCGACCTGCGCTTTATCGAAAGCGCGGAGCTGATCAACTTCATGGGCCGGCTCGGCGTCATCTTCCTGCTGTTCTATCTGGGACTCGAATTTTCGGTCGGACGCCTGGCCAAAGCCGGCAAGTCGATCGCAATCGGCGGTTCCATTTATATCGGCATCAATTTCACGCTCGGACTGCTGTACGGCTTTATCTGCGGTTTTCCGATTCTCGAAACGCTCGTTATCGCGGGGGTTACGACCATTTCGTCCAGCGCCATCGTGGCCAAGGTTCTCGTCGACCTGAGACGGACGGCCAACCCGGAGACGGAAATGATTCTGGGCATCATCATGTTCGAGGACGTGTTCCTCGCCGTGTACCTGTCCATCTTGTCCGGTCTTCTGCTCAGCGGAGCGACCACGCTCGGCGGCATCCTGCTGTCCGCGGGCATCGCGCTCGGATACATGCTGCTCGTGCTGGTCGTCGGCAGACTGCTCGTGCCGGTGCTGAACAAACTGCTCGGCATTTCTTCGAACGAAGTCTTTTTGACGACGGTGTTCGCGATGCTGTTCCTCGTAGCCGGCTTCTCCGAAACGATCCACGTGGCGGAAGCGATCGGCGCCCTGCTCGTCGGCCTCGTATTGGCGGAGACGAAGCATATGCACCGGATCGAAAAAGCGATTCTGCCGTTCCGCGATTTCTTCGGCGCTTTGTTCTTCTTCAGCTTCGGCTTGACGATCGATCCGCTCAGCCTCAAAGGCAGCGCGGTATGGCTTGCGATCGGCGCGGTCATTCTGACGATCATCGGCAACTACACGGCGGGCATGCTGGCTGGGCGCACGGGCAATTTGTCGCCCAAAGCTTCGTCCAACGTCGGCTTAACGATCGTATCGCGCGGCGAATTTTCCATTATCATGGCGAATCTGGGCGCGGCCGGCGGATTGATGGCGATTCTTCAGCCTTTCGCGGCGATTTACGTTTTGATCCTGGCCGTACTCGGACCTTTCCTGACCAAGGAATCGGCGATGGTGCACAAGTTCGTCACGAAGATCATTCCGATGAAATCGAAGCCCGGCGGAGACAAGCTTCAGTAG
- the uraA gene encoding uracil permease encodes MQREIQVNERPGFGPGLLLSLQHLFAMFGSTVLVPNLFGVDPSVILLMNGIGTLLYILICKGKIPAYLGSSFAFLGPVGVVLAWSGDHMDNYSKALGAFIVIGIVFVLVALLVKVAGTAWIDFLFPPVVMGCVVALIGLELLPVAADLAGLLGTKDAVTGAVAYNANAIWISIITLSVTVLGAVLFRGFPKIIHILIGIAVGYIVAYLMGEVNTAAVAQADFLSWPDFTTPSWDVAAILTILPAALVVIVEHVGHLLVTSNIVGKDLSKDPGLHRSLLGNGISTVLSGFVGSTPNTTYGENIGVMALTRVYSVFVVGGAAVIAILLSFSGTFSSAIANIPGPVMGGVSLLLFGVIAVSGLRILVEQKVDFSKSVNMLLAALILGVGLSGITLTIGSVSLKGMALATIVGIVVNVVFRLIVLVGLSNEKEEPSTETKTPDL; translated from the coding sequence TTGCAGCGTGAAATTCAAGTCAACGAAAGGCCGGGCTTCGGTCCGGGCCTGCTGCTCAGTTTGCAGCATCTGTTCGCCATGTTCGGCAGTACCGTCCTCGTCCCGAACCTGTTCGGCGTGGACCCGAGCGTCATCCTGCTGATGAACGGGATCGGCACCCTGCTCTACATCCTGATCTGCAAAGGCAAGATTCCGGCTTACCTCGGTTCGAGCTTCGCGTTTCTCGGCCCGGTCGGCGTCGTGCTGGCCTGGTCCGGCGACCACATGGACAATTACTCCAAAGCGCTGGGCGCCTTCATCGTAATCGGGATCGTCTTCGTGCTCGTCGCCCTGCTCGTCAAAGTCGCCGGCACGGCCTGGATCGACTTCCTGTTCCCGCCCGTCGTCATGGGCTGCGTCGTCGCCCTGATCGGCCTTGAACTGCTGCCGGTCGCGGCGGACCTGGCCGGCCTGCTCGGCACGAAGGACGCCGTCACCGGAGCCGTCGCCTACAACGCCAACGCGATCTGGATCTCGATCATCACGCTGAGCGTCACCGTGCTCGGAGCCGTGCTGTTCCGCGGCTTCCCGAAAATCATCCATATCCTGATCGGTATCGCGGTCGGCTATATCGTCGCTTACCTCATGGGCGAAGTGAATACGGCGGCCGTGGCCCAGGCCGACTTCCTCTCCTGGCCGGACTTCACGACGCCGAGTTGGGACGTTGCGGCGATCCTGACCATTCTGCCGGCCGCGCTCGTCGTCATTGTCGAGCATGTCGGCCACCTGCTGGTCACGAGCAACATCGTCGGCAAAGACCTGTCCAAAGATCCCGGCCTGCACCGTTCGCTGCTGGGCAACGGCATCTCGACCGTCCTGTCGGGCTTCGTCGGCTCGACGCCGAACACGACGTACGGCGAGAATATCGGCGTCATGGCACTCACGCGCGTCTACTCCGTGTTCGTCGTAGGCGGAGCGGCCGTTATCGCCATCTTGCTGTCGTTCTCCGGCACGTTCTCCTCAGCAATCGCCAACATCCCGGGACCGGTTATGGGCGGCGTGTCGCTGCTGCTGTTCGGCGTCATCGCCGTATCGGGCCTGCGCATTCTGGTCGAGCAAAAAGTCGATTTCTCCAAATCGGTCAACATGCTGCTCGCCGCGCTCATTCTGGGCGTCGGACTCAGCGGCATCACCCTTACGATCGGCAGCGTCTCGCTCAAGGGCATGGCGCTTGCGACGATCGTCGGCATCGTCGTGAACGTCGTGTTCCGCTTGATCGTGCTGGTCGGACTTTCCAACGAAAAAGAAGAGCCTTCGACGGAAACGAAAACGCCGGATCTGTAA
- a CDS encoding adenine phosphoribosyltransferase, translated as MDFNEHIRVIPDFPKPGISFKDITTLLGNGPAYREAIDALKKQVEHLQIDLIAGPEARGFVVGAPLAYALGVGFVPIRKVGKLPYQTVEIEYDLEYGKDTLAMHIDAVKEGQNVLIADDLLATGGTIATSVSLVRQLGGNVVGAAFLIELEELNGRGRLEDVEVFNLIKG; from the coding sequence TTGGATTTTAACGAACATATTCGCGTGATTCCCGATTTTCCGAAACCGGGCATCAGCTTTAAAGACATCACGACCCTGCTCGGCAACGGACCGGCGTATCGCGAGGCGATCGACGCTCTGAAGAAACAGGTCGAACATCTGCAAATCGACCTGATCGCCGGACCGGAAGCACGCGGATTCGTCGTCGGCGCGCCGCTGGCTTACGCGCTCGGCGTCGGCTTCGTGCCGATTCGCAAAGTCGGCAAACTGCCTTACCAGACCGTTGAAATCGAATACGATCTCGAATACGGCAAAGACACGCTCGCTATGCATATCGACGCTGTCAAAGAAGGGCAAAACGTTCTGATCGCGGACGATCTGCTCGCGACCGGCGGCACGATCGCCACGTCCGTCAGCCTCGTTCGCCAGCTCGGCGGCAACGTTGTCGGCGCGGCTTTCCTGATCGAACTGGAAGAGCTGAACGGCCGCGGCCGCCTGGAAGACGTCGAAGTGTTCAACCTGATCAAAGGCTGA
- the dtd gene encoding D-aminoacyl-tRNA deacylase, translating to MRLVIQRCKRASVEVDGQVVGRIDAGLTVLVGVTGDDTEKDAQYLADKTAGLRIFEDGDGRMNYSVQDIGGAVLSVSQFTLYGDCRKGRRPNFMAAARPEPALALYEAFNEALRAKGLTVETGTFGAMMDVSLVNWGPVTLIVDSRD from the coding sequence ATGAGACTCGTGATTCAACGCTGCAAACGGGCGTCCGTCGAAGTCGACGGGCAGGTCGTCGGCCGGATCGACGCGGGCTTGACGGTGCTCGTGGGCGTGACGGGCGACGATACGGAAAAAGACGCGCAGTACCTGGCCGACAAAACGGCCGGGCTGCGCATTTTCGAAGACGGGGACGGCCGGATGAACTACAGCGTCCAGGATATCGGCGGAGCGGTGTTGTCGGTGTCCCAGTTCACGCTGTACGGCGACTGCCGCAAAGGCCGGCGTCCCAACTTCATGGCCGCCGCGCGCCCGGAACCGGCGTTGGCGCTCTACGAAGCGTTCAACGAAGCGCTGCGGGCCAAAGGACTGACGGTCGAGACCGGCACGTTCGGCGCCATGATGGACGTCTCGCTCGTCAACTGGGGACCGGTCACGTTGATCGTCGACAGCCGCGATTGA
- a CDS encoding type 1 glutamine amidotransferase domain-containing protein, producing the protein MSKVAFLLANEFEDSEMQVPYDELKKAGHTADIIGLQAGETVKGKLGKAEYTTDKAISEAKASDYDAVVIPGGSSPENLRLDPHVLQFVKDVNAAKKPIASICHGPQILASADLLQGRTITSYPPLQDDMVNAGAQFKDEEVVVDGNFITSRTPDDEPAFVREILKVLS; encoded by the coding sequence ATGAGTAAAGTCGCATTTTTGCTAGCCAACGAATTCGAAGATTCCGAAATGCAGGTTCCGTACGACGAGTTGAAAAAAGCCGGTCATACGGCGGATATCATCGGACTCCAGGCCGGAGAAACGGTCAAAGGCAAACTGGGAAAAGCCGAATATACGACGGACAAGGCGATCTCCGAAGCGAAAGCGTCGGACTACGACGCCGTCGTCATTCCGGGCGGTTCCTCGCCGGAGAATCTGCGCCTCGATCCGCATGTGCTCCAATTCGTCAAAGACGTGAACGCAGCGAAGAAGCCGATCGCGTCGATCTGCCACGGCCCGCAAATTTTGGCCAGCGCCGATCTGCTGCAAGGCCGCACGATCACTTCGTATCCGCCTCTGCAGGACGATATGGTCAATGCCGGCGCACAGTTCAAAGACGAAGAGGTCGTGGTGGACGGGAACTTCATTACGTCCCGCACACCGGATGACGAACCGGCCTTCGTACGCGAAATCCTGAAAGTGCTGTCCTGA
- a CDS encoding RelA/SpoT family protein has product MGIERLLEKASVYIRESDLPRIREAYEFADQAHSGQVRKSGEPYILHPLAVADIVVGMQMDTTSIEAALLHDVVEDTTVSLDEIREHFGETCAMLVDGLTKLERIKFRSKEEQQNENYRKMFIAMAQDIRVIVIKLADRLHNMRTLKHQSEEGQRRIAYETLEIFCPVADRLGISAIKWEMEDIALRYLNPQQYYRIANLMHKKRAEREQFISDVIGRINEKLDEMGVEADLSGRPKHIYSVYKKMTSKNKQFNEIYDLLAIRVLVDNVKDCYATLGIIHTLWKPMPGRFKDYIAMPKANMYQSLHTTVVGPNGEPTEVQIRTWDMHRTAEFGIAAHWAYKEGTTATGGGIENKMPFFKEIIELQNEAKDASEFVESLKMDFFSDLVFVFTPKGQVIELPTGSGPLDFAYRIHTEIGNRTIGSKVNGRIVPLDHKLKTGDIVEILTSKHSYGPSQDWVKIAQSSHARSKIKQWFKKERREENVEKGRDGLEREIKKLGLEVSEWLTDDKLLEVANKFAFNDTDDMLSAIGFNGITASQVITRLTEKWRREQEESSNHLELTNEVREVKAAPADKEKKRPTNGVKVKGASNLLVRFARCCNPVPGDDIVGYITRGRGVSVHRSDCTNIPGANDGQEAARVIEVEWEDAVESNFSVDIEITGLDRRDFLNEVLQAVSESKTNMTAVSGRADKNKMALVHITILIRNTEHLQSVVERIKRVRDVYTVHRIMQ; this is encoded by the coding sequence ATGGGCATTGAACGATTACTTGAAAAGGCGTCCGTTTATATCCGTGAATCGGACCTCCCCCGCATTCGGGAAGCCTACGAATTCGCCGATCAGGCCCATTCCGGGCAGGTCCGAAAATCCGGCGAGCCGTATATTCTGCACCCGCTGGCGGTTGCAGATATTGTCGTGGGCATGCAGATGGACACCACGTCTATCGAAGCGGCCCTCCTGCACGACGTAGTCGAAGATACGACCGTATCGCTCGACGAGATCCGCGAGCACTTCGGCGAGACGTGCGCCATGCTCGTCGACGGATTGACCAAGCTCGAACGAATCAAATTCCGATCCAAGGAAGAACAGCAGAACGAAAATTACCGCAAGATGTTTATCGCCATGGCGCAGGATATTCGCGTCATCGTGATCAAGCTGGCCGACCGGCTGCACAATATGCGCACGCTCAAGCACCAGTCGGAAGAAGGACAGCGGCGGATCGCCTACGAGACGCTGGAAATTTTCTGTCCCGTCGCCGACCGGCTCGGTATTTCGGCGATCAAATGGGAGATGGAAGATATCGCGCTGCGGTACCTGAATCCCCAGCAGTATTACCGGATCGCCAACCTGATGCACAAAAAGCGCGCCGAGCGCGAGCAGTTCATCTCCGACGTCATCGGACGGATCAACGAAAAGTTGGACGAAATGGGCGTGGAAGCCGATCTGTCGGGACGCCCGAAGCATATTTATAGCGTATACAAAAAAATGACGAGCAAAAACAAGCAGTTCAACGAAATTTACGATCTGCTGGCGATCCGCGTGCTCGTCGACAACGTCAAAGACTGTTACGCCACGCTCGGCATCATCCATACGCTGTGGAAGCCGATGCCCGGACGGTTCAAAGATTATATCGCCATGCCTAAAGCGAACATGTATCAATCGCTGCATACGACGGTCGTCGGCCCGAACGGGGAACCGACCGAAGTGCAGATCCGCACCTGGGACATGCACCGCACGGCGGAATTCGGCATCGCGGCCCACTGGGCCTACAAAGAAGGCACGACGGCGACAGGCGGCGGGATCGAGAACAAAATGCCGTTTTTCAAAGAAATCATCGAGCTGCAAAACGAAGCCAAAGACGCGTCGGAATTTGTCGAATCGCTCAAGATGGATTTCTTCTCCGATCTCGTCTTCGTGTTCACGCCCAAAGGACAGGTCATCGAGCTTCCGACCGGTTCGGGACCGCTCGATTTCGCTTACCGCATCCATACGGAAATCGGCAACCGGACGATCGGCTCCAAAGTGAACGGGCGGATCGTCCCGCTCGACCACAAACTCAAAACCGGCGATATCGTGGAGATTTTGACATCCAAACATTCGTACGGACCGAGTCAGGATTGGGTCAAAATCGCTCAATCCTCGCATGCGCGCAGTAAAATTAAACAGTGGTTTAAAAAAGAACGGCGCGAAGAAAATGTCGAAAAAGGCCGGGACGGTCTGGAGCGCGAGATCAAAAAGCTCGGGCTCGAAGTCTCGGAATGGCTGACCGACGACAAGCTGCTTGAAGTGGCCAACAAATTCGCGTTCAACGATACCGACGACATGCTGTCCGCGATCGGCTTCAACGGCATCACCGCTTCGCAGGTCATCACCCGACTGACGGAAAAATGGCGCCGCGAGCAGGAAGAAAGCAGCAACCATCTGGAATTGACCAACGAGGTGCGCGAAGTCAAAGCGGCCCCGGCGGACAAAGAGAAGAAGCGTCCGACCAACGGCGTCAAAGTCAAAGGTGCAAGCAATCTGCTCGTTCGCTTCGCGCGCTGCTGCAATCCGGTGCCGGGCGACGACATCGTCGGCTATATTACCCGCGGGCGCGGCGTGTCTGTCCACCGCTCCGACTGTACGAACATTCCGGGCGCGAACGACGGCCAGGAAGCGGCGCGCGTCATCGAAGTCGAATGGGAAGACGCGGTGGAATCGAACTTCAGCGTCGATATCGAGATTACGGGACTCGACCGCCGCGATTTCCTGAACGAAGTGCTGCAGGCCGTGTCGGAAAGCAAAACGAATATGACCGCCGTCTCGGGACGCGCGGACAAAAACAAAATGGCGCTGGTGCATATTACGATTCTGATCCGCAACACCGAGCATCTGCAATCGGTCGTGGAACGGATCAAGCGTGTGCGCGACGTGTACACGGTTCACCGGATCATGCAATAA
- a CDS encoding cation:proton antiporter regulatory subunit, with protein MSVIRETDLPGIGRKFLIDTEEGDRFIVILHEDGKRELFCPSPEDPEELMSVMTLTDTEARQLGGIVGGMNYQPTALEKVEHTLDQLSIEWYKLKKGMKAIGRSIGDLKIRENTGTIVIAAIETSHKQTVSPGPEYVLAEGMTLVVAGERQNIQTLKRMLEAGEA; from the coding sequence ATGTCCGTCATTAGAGAAACCGACCTTCCGGGAATCGGGCGTAAATTCCTGATCGACACCGAAGAAGGCGACCGCTTCATCGTGATTTTGCATGAAGACGGCAAGCGCGAACTGTTCTGTCCGTCGCCGGAGGATCCGGAGGAGTTGATGAGCGTCATGACGCTGACCGACACCGAAGCCCGCCAGTTGGGCGGCATCGTGGGCGGTATGAACTACCAGCCGACAGCGCTCGAGAAAGTCGAGCATACGCTGGACCAGCTGTCGATCGAATGGTACAAGCTCAAAAAAGGCATGAAAGCGATCGGGCGTTCGATCGGCGATTTGAAGATCCGGGAAAATACCGGAACGATCGTGATCGCGGCTATCGAAACGTCGCACAAGCAGACCGTAAGTCCGGGACCGGAATACGTGCTGGCCGAAGGCATGACGCTCGTCGTGGCCGGAGAACGCCAAAACATTCAGACGTTGAAAAGGATGCTGGAAGCAGGTGAGGCGTAA